The stretch of DNA TGGCCAACAACTGATGATCTCCAGTATGCGCGAGAGATTCTGGCCTATTGGAGCAAGAAATGTAACACGCAAAGTGATACACAGATGTCTCAAATGCTTCAGAACACGTCCAAAAAGTCACGAACAAATAATGGGTGACTTACCAGTTGAACGCGTCACACCAGCACCACCCTTCACGAGAGTGGGAGTGGATTATTGCGGACCGTTCAACGTCCAGTATCCGTATCGAAAAGGTAAACCAATCAAATGTTTCATCGCAGTGTTCATTTGTCTAGTGGTCAAGGCTATCCACCTGGAAATAGTCGCAGACCTCACAACTCAGTCATTCATCGCAGCGTTAAAACGATTTGTCGCACGCCGTGGTCGTCCAGAAATTATCATTTGTGACAATGGCCGAAATTTCGTCGGAGCTCGGCGTGAATTGGACGAATTGAGAAGGTTATTCAATAACCAAAGAGAATCGATATCGAAGGAAGCAGCTACTGAAaatataaatttcaaatttattccgGCAAGGTCTCCCAATTTTGGCGGTCTCTGGGAGGCAGCAGTCAAATCGATGAAGAGTCACATGAAGAGAACATTGGGCAATGTCATACTTCATTCAGATGAATTGGCCACCTTAGTAGCTCAAATCGAAGCTTGCCTTAACTCGAGGCCAATTACACCTCTCAGCAACGATCCGAACGATTTAACCGTCCTTACACCAGGACACTTCCTTATAAATCGACCTCTAATGGCGATTCCTGAACCATCTTTACAAGAAATACAGGAATCGAGACTCTCCAAGTGGCAACGTGTCCAGAACTATCTCCAACAATTGTGGAGACGATGGTCGACACAATATCTATCAAATTTACAAAATCGTACGAAATGGACGAAACAGCGGAAAAATCTATTCGTTGGCACGATGGTTCTGCTGCGAGATGAGAATTTACCCCCTCTCAAATGGAGTTTAGGACGAATTATCGATATACACACCGGCGAAGATGGTAACATCAGAGTGGTTAAGGTACGCACAAAGGACGGAGTTTACGTGCGAGCCATCTCCAAAGTCTGCATTTTGCCGATAGCAGACAACGAGTCACCATCAACTGAGGAATAATTTTTCCTTCATCATGCGCTTATAGCGCTGCGGAGACCTACGTTCCAGTGGGTCTCCGCATTCCAGTTAAGTCTTTCGTTAATAAATTATtccataaaaattcaaaaaaatgtatGTCCTCCATAGCAAATCTCCAGCCAGGCATGGCTGCCGGTCATCTCAGCGAATCACGGGCATATTTTTCTGGAAAATCAACCCCAGCTCATCTAAGTTCCTGTTCATTAAATTCATAGGGCGTCAAGTAAACAGTGGGGGTAAAGTTACCTCCACGCGAAGTTATGTATCCTGACATCGTTTCTGTTCTCGCAATCAATCACTCTTCTACTCAATTGGCAGGACACAAAAATTGAACTCGCGCAGCATAATCCAGAATCAGATCTACAAGAGCGGACATGAGGATTCTACGTCGGGATCTCCAGAGAAGAGATCACATCAATTTCCACAACATATTCATCATCAGTCGATCGGTCATCGGAAGCGCGAAACGCGCTTGCGGAGGCGGACCGCCTCCGCAGATCAGGGAAGTCGTTTACCAATTGTCAATTCTTAGTAAAAAATCGCCTCTCATTTTACTTATAGCATCAATGGAGCCACCATGCTGTGGCTCTCACATCGTGAATGGCAGAACCTCCATCTACAGTCCATGAGTCCATACATCGAGAGGACATCACCAGTCAGGCGAAGATATTTACTACATTCATCCATATGGGAACCCATCATAATGGAGACGCTGAATACTGCACGAAGCAATGTTTACTATGCTTCATGAAGaagcatttcatgatttttcatatTAATTTATATTGTATCATCCGGATAGGAAATTACAGTTATAGCTCATATGTGTGTAAGGTTGAAAGCAAATTGCATTTCAAGGCGGCCGGTATGTTTAAGCATTAGCCCAAAGTTTTATAGCAACTTAGGAAATGAATTTCTGATATTCGCATGGCATGAGCCCACCGTGCAATTACTACAATCGTTAGCAGCTAGGATACGAAAGATCAGCCCATAAACGATCGATCGCTTTCACGATCGTCGATAGGGCCGAAGATAAGCAATAGAGAACTATAGATATCTGAAATATCTATTGCGATAGATAGACTTAAGTCAGTTGAAAATAAAATCTCGAACGAAGTAGTCACCTCTTGGAATAAAATCAACTGTTTAAAATAAACCGTTAGTGACAAATTCACAAGTCGCGTTTTCTGATTGAAACCGGAAAATAGAAGtgcatgttcaaacagaaagttAAGACTATTAAAATGTTGATAAACCTTATCAGTCTATCCCCTGTATGAGTATTAgttgaaaggaaagcattttggTAACATATCTTATAGAGAGTTATAACCATTTTCAATTAGTAACACACAATTAGCGACAATGATTGGGGTTTATTGATGGCTCTTTTTTTTATCGCATAATAGCTTAGTCTAatttttgacagcatgtagTCCGTAGTTACAATCATCGTTTCCAATAAAACTCCATCTATTAGACATTCGATCGTAGAAGAAACCACGAACTCTGAGTGTTTTGCATccgtatttttcaattatttttgagATTTGCACTGGGGCAATGAATTTCTCATAGTAATGCGTTCCCTTGGGAATGAACTTCAAAATGTACTCAGGGATGATAATGAAGATGAACCAAGCCAGCATGGTTTGGTTTTCAGTTGTAATAAACAGGGACCCTCCAGGCTGTAAtgaacaataatttttagcaATTTATATTCGTAACATAAAACTTTGCATATTGTTTACCTTTAGACATTTGACGCACGCCTCCAAGATAGACTCCTTCTGGTCCACGTGCTCCATCACTTCGGAGCAAACGATGGCGTCATACCTCTCAGCAAATTCCTTCGCATGCTCCTCAACAGTAATCAAGTGGTACTCAATACGATCCTTCAAATCAGCCGATTCGGTGTCCAGATGAGTTTTGGCTAGCTCGATCATTTCTTTGCACGGATCGATACCCACGACATGTGCTCCACGTTTGGCTAGATCCTCAGCCAATATACCACCTCCACAACCGGCTTCCAGGATTTTTACGCCCCTCAGACAGTCTTGTTTGGATGTATCACTTTTCGGAATTCGGCCCACCTCTGCCAAACCATCCACAACGAGTGGTACTCTAGAAAATATTTCAGTATGATGCTTCTGAGTTTTgataaatttgttttcatataaaGTAGTTTTGAAGATGAGGTATTTCTTCGACGAGTCGGAACTGCTCTTTGCTCTGCCTAAAATGTATACCTGACTTGATGGAAGCTGTGTAACATTTTTGCCGACCCTTCTCGATTCCACCAGATTTTTACCAGGGACGCCATGTGGTCGATCTCCGTTTTGCTGACGCTATCTTTTGGGGATTCTTCTTTCGGGCGGTCGTCATTTCTATTAAAAACAAGACGGTCATTAGCGTTGTGATCGAGTAGAAATATGTTGTTAAATAAATGAAAGAGTGTGTACGGATTTTGTTAAAATTCGCCATCCGATTCATGTCTAGCTTTACGCGTTGATTAGATAAGAGTTTGGACCGTTAGCAACTGTGTGCTTTATGTATTCGTGTTCAACAATCGATTGTGGCTTAAAATTAGCACCAATGAGATATTTGGAGAAACGTGGAACAATCCACAAAACAATAAAAGATATATCGTTATCTGGAATCTATAGATTATTTGGAAATTTGAGAATTTTGAATTCTAAAATATTGTATCGTTTTACTTTTTCTGCAAGTATATTAGTTTATATTCTTTTAAGCAGTGATGAACTAAGTATCAAACGATTTGCTCGAATGTTGTATCGGATTTCAACTAGTACTTACCGTCCGATTATAATGTTTCCAAAACGTGCCTCCAATGTTTCCAACACTACATTAAGTTTCAAAAAACTTGTTATGATTTCTAATACCCTGAATATTAGGCCGATAACAACGTACATTCCATAATAGGGACTCATTTTCGTGAAAACACTATAGTTTTTTGCCCTACACTTCTAGAATGCCTCTGCAGCTAAAGTATGATGTGATGGCTTCATTAAGGTGTCGGAAACGATACTGATAATGTTTCTATGCAACAGCACTTCAATTACAGCGCTATGAGTAAAACGGGTTTGAGCGCTCTACGAATGTGTGCGGTTGGGTCCGGTCAATGTTTGTAGGAGAGTAGAATGTATAGCAAATTATATTTTGGGAGATAAGGTTCCTTGCATTGATACAATAATTGTTCCACAATTATTAGCATATACCTGTAGAACACAGAATGACGAACGTTTTCCATTCGGTTGTGTTGTTTTGTGATTAGCGTCACATTTCGGAGGACACGAGGCTACGATTTTCACCGGGAGGGAATCCATGCTGGCACTGCCGACTAATTTCTGATATCTGATATGGCAGGCTTAAGTTGCATTATGTGTGACAATAAACACCtaatatgaaaaacaattagaatACTCTCATCCTGAAAGAGTTCGATTATGCGCAATGATGCACGCCATTTTCCATAGCAACGTGGACACTCCGTTTGTTGTGGGATCGGAAATGTATCATATCGGCTTAAATTCTTGTTATGTTGTGTTGTGATACTGGAATTTTCCTTAAAAAATACATCATCGGAGATGTTTCGCCACGAGTATGGCCTTGCTATGGACAGAGATCAAAACAGTGCCTCGATCGTGTCCTCCTATCAAGTAGATGATTTGAtggaaaaactcaaacttctcAACTACGAACGGTTACTGTTGaaggaaatgaaaatgaaacaaatcaaCCGATACTACTTCCTGAAATCGTTCAATCCTGGCGAGCAGTTCTTCATGTTTACTTCGATATGTGCGTGGTTGATTCGGAAAATTGGCAAATCCTTCGATCAACCACAGGAGTTTGACGATCCAAATATGGTGATTTCCAGAATTATTCGAGTCTTGCAGGAAATGGTTAGTATTGAATAGGGTTTCTAATTCGATAAACCATCTCAAATTTTGTTCTCATCAAAGGATGTTCCCACGGATTTTCAAACGAACAAACTGATACAAGGAGCTGGCCCCATTTGCATCTACATTATGGACTGTCTAGCTTCGCAGGCATTGAAATTGACGAAATTCCAGTTGAAACGGCCAGAATGCAAGAAAGAAGACGATCCTATGGTGGACCTGATCGAAAACGACTCAGAAATAATTCTAGAGAAAGTGGAAGAGGAACAGATGACAGGGGCAAGTGATGAGAGCGACGACGAAGGAAATGGCTTGTTTGATTTGAACTTTTCTGAtccgaaaaataagaaaattgtaaacaaaGAATATAAGGTGGATTCACTgactgacagtgaaaattggcGACTTGAGTTGGAACGAGTATTGCCACAGCTCAAAGTGGTGGTAAAGACTGATCCACGTGACTGGAGAGCTCATCTGGAGCAGATGAGAAGTCTAAGGTTGAATATTGAGGCCGCCACCGAAGAGACGGACAGTCAATTGAAGTCTTTACAAACCGATATCAGTTACGTGATGGAGAAGATTGAAAGTCGcgaaaaacatttgaacaaCGACCTGAAAGATTTGATTCAAAAGTACAAGAGCATTTTGGTTGAATACAACCAGGTGAATAACAGCATTAAGGAAGGTGACAAAGAAAAGGCGGAGCGAGAGcacgagttatctaaaataaCAAATGAATTGGAGaacattaaaattcaaatggatcAACGAGGAAATTCAATGACGGACGGAAGTATGATctataattataattatttttgaaaagtaCTCATGTTTCCATATGTTTGCAGGTCCATTGATTAATATTAAAAAAGCGGTCTTCAGGATAAAAGAAGAAATTTGTGACATGGACATTAAAATTGGAGTGATGGAGCACACATTGAACTCTGAAATTATTAGACAAAGTGCTCAGTATGCCGAGTTTGATTCTTTCGTTATGGCCGCGCATTAGACATGGCTGATATTGTTTGAATCTTCATTGAATTCGCATATCTAacctatagttttttttatggaatacatgttgCTGTGGGTTCAATAAATTCTCGAGATGACAAAAAAAACCATATGCATGATTCGAATTCATTAATCAACATAGATATCTGGTACATTGTGATTATACATAACATTGTAAACTTTAAGCATTGTTGGAATGATccgaaataaattaaaaatgcatcGTTTTGTCTGATAATTTGCTGCTATATCAAACATAATTCCGTTAGTTTCTCTATACAATCCGAGATACAAATTACTAATGCCATTCattggaaaaaatatggatTCAATTTTACTACGTCTTAtactttttagaatattttttgtttctaataAAAGCTAGGCATCGTTTCATCATGGAATCTCCATATGTTTGACACCAAGAGGCAGCTTTCGTTAACAACGAATCGCGTTGGTAAGAGCTGGATACGAGAATTCTCTCTAATTTGGAcccccctaagcaaatcgccaaatatttctaaacCAACACTgcctaaataaaaataaagttctattgtacactgagctatacttgttttctctcaatgaaTAATggttaatcattatatcaagcttcaaactacaaatatataataaaatgaaagagatgatttttagaCATTGTTATTTTATGTTGGGTGATTTGGTCATTGTTGTGGATGATGCTAATATTTATGTGAAGTAATTCAGGATAATAtttcaatcagtaacagtgttctggaatCGATACCAGGTCTTGGCCAGCTGCCAGACCTGAATAATTGCTTTGAGACCATGCAATTCCatttgacgttggactacgtcttacattaagggtaccaaatcagaaaacaggtcaggtgtttatgaaataaagtcaatgttaataactatttttgctgcgaacagattttaacgatttgcataccaatcgaatcggaaattttctaagatttgcttgatatactatacattataatcccatagtctaaatatggtttaaattgatgaaaattggaagcatttctaTTTTGGACAGAACAAGTGTCCATtggtgtgctttcccgaacagagctgtcaataacgagcaacttatgcagccgctagaatagaaacagtcggagacgaatgaatcgttggatttaaagtctccgtaaacaaaggaaaacaaGAAgtagaagaatagaaacaacgaagggggatagcgaaaagagaatattggcgaagtaagtaagctgtcgctagcgtataagtattgcatctcctctgaggaaaattctcagaatctttctgtgcccggaACAACAAAggacgcttattctgctcgttttgtgttttatttttcccctcgagctgtgccACCGAGCcacttgaagtttatcgctgcaactgtgtgcatctgttagacgcgtgtttgatgcttgttgaatggcgatgcacgaaagatgcctctcgttaaatactcagtgcaatgtgcAACatattgtgtattgttctcgcaaaggcaagaaaggatcgttgcttctcgaaatgattctacaaaaccgcgCAAGCCATTAAAACCTTTCAAGGTTCCCGGAACTTTTTTcttaagagttatttatgaacctTCGACGTATTcgtaaataatatccgaaatgataaaccaacatatttaaaaaaaaagcgtagtcctacgtcctatgcGGTCGTTTTTCTGATAccacccctcgatttttttcagcATCGAATTCTTATGGTAGAAAAGGATGGCGTTACCCAACATGTAGCATACCCAAGATATTTGGTGACAATGATGGAATATTAAATCTGTTTTGGTGAATTCATTAAATTTGGAAGTTTATCTATTCCCCGTTGGACAACACGATTCTCATTACAGACGCCAGCCAAATTGGGTTCGATTCTAATTCAGGAGATGGACGACGAGAAGTGTTATTTGTGATATCAATGGAGAATTTTACATTTAGAACGATATAGAAGCCTTGGCGCATGTGTAGGCTACCGACAGGTTAGAGATTTACTGACGAGCTTGGGAGCTTTTGCTGCTCACTGTTGAAGTGATCTTCAGACGTAAATGCCTTCGATCTAGGATCGAGCTCTAGGATCGTCACCTTCAATCTTTTCTCTCCATGACagttgataaagggtgtgtcacatcaaattccatcacggaaaaaacgctgtagaaatttaatttttaggaattatatcttcagctttcgcttataatcagataagagtgtatagatcacgttggccatgcttcactgtcaatttttcgtaaatttggaaaaatgtcgtcgaacgaaaaagagcgtcgtgaattaatcctgtgcactcatttcgagaatccggagttgtcacatcgggacatcggtaagatgctgggaatcgtccaatccacggtcagcagagtactaaaacgatacttcgagaacctaaccatcgaccggaaggtgaagaacggcaaaaatggatgctccgtcagtgaaaaagatcacaagcgcgtagttaagcagtttagacgtgatccgagaagttcggtccgggatgtcgccaataagctgaatttgtcaagttcattcgtccagcaaaccaagcagcgggagggcctgcgtacatacaaggttcagaaggctcctaaccgcgacgaaaggcaaaacatggtggggaagacgcgagcccggaagctgtacaccgaaatgctgacgaaaccgcattgcctggtaatggacgacgaaacctacgtcaaagcggactttcgtcagctgccgggcctgttgttcatctccgcagaggacaaattcagcgttccggaggagattcgcaagcagaaactatccaagtttgccaaaaagtacatggtgtggcaagcgatctgctcttgcggaaagcggagcgcccccttcgtgatgaccggcacggtaaacgggcaggtttaccttaaggagtgcctacagaagcgcttactaccactattgaagcagcacgagggcccgaccatcttctggccggatctcgcttcgtgccacgtggtacgaagccaacggggtcaccttcgtgccaaaggaaatgaacccgcccaacgcgccggagcttcgcccaatagagaaatattgggcgattttgaagcaggccctccggaagaacccaaaagttgtcaaatcggaggcagacctcaagagaaaatggatttctgttaaaaaaaactacaacctgacgttgtacagaaccttatggacggagtaaagaggaaggtgcgagcatacgggcttgagctcgatgtatgaataaaaagaaaatgccaaaagttgtttaatagtttttattttactgtctaaaattttcaaaaagatcggtctactgggcgaatttctacagcgtttttaccgtgatgcaatttgatgtgacacaccctttagtccagGCAAGGGGAACGTCACTGACTTATCACGTGGGAAGCACCAAGACGGGATTGTTTTCTCAGTAGGTCGTGGCGATCAATTCGGTCAAAAGTAAACTTTTCGTTCGGAGAGTGTCGGCATTGGAAACGACAACAACAAAGTCACAAAATGATATTTAGTTAAGTCGATTCGCTGGGACCGACGTAGGCCAAACGAAATGATCATTGTCGGTCCCATATTTTGGTCGAGGCTTAACGTGTTGAAGACGGGAAACATAAAGGATCTAGAAAGATCCCCTGACTTAGCGAAGCTGCATCAGCAATAAACACCGAAGCAAAGTGTTTTGCAAGTAAATCACACATTTCGGGAATAGAAGACGACTCCCGAGCGCCCGAGAACACTTTAGACGGAATATTTGCAATTTTTCGCTTAGAATTGACAATCTTAAGTTAAGGCTGCGACATGTTCTGCTAGCAAGTTTAAAGTTgcgtatgctttcaaaaattcgTCGACGGCGTAATTTACGTTGGCAGGGACTTCTGTCGCGCCGTATCACGCGAAGGAGTGGAGTGCTCCAAGCTGGAGACATTGGAGGTTCCTCTCGTGGAGTATTCGTTATGAGCCAACTGCAAACGATTACGCAAAAACGCGCCGCCATGTCATTAACGTCCTGACCAAGGGCACTCCAATTGTAGCTACTCAAAAACCCATTGAATTGAGGGAAATTAATGCTAGTGTAATTCAACGGTTGTTCGACTTCGTTCCGATCCTCAGCAACCAACACTGCTCCTTCTGTAGGCGATAATGATAGTACTAACGAAGGATGGTGCAAATCCACCGCAGTGGCGATACAGATTCGCTGATAGATATGTTAATATCGGGAGCACCATAAACCGGATCCAATTTGTGTCCACGAAAATTGCGAACCAGATCCAATGTGCGGCCACGGAAAATGTGAGAAATATGTCGCGAGCATGTAGTTTCTGGAGttctttcattcaattatatccttTTATTCAAAAGAATACCAATAACACCTAAAAAGTACACAGTAGCAATATTACATATTTAACTTtcagtctgtgacaccgtgcgcgagtagaggaagacggggtaagaccgttcggcggggtaagacggaccacttctagttttataagaAATTCTCAATATTTTGGCAAATATGCTACGCAAGAAGCATTAATAgcatatttttgtcatttcaAAACACCTTGTAACACTTGAGCGCACGATatatcaaaattgtaaacaaaataatgttttcgtCTATTGCGGTTGCAAGCGATCTAATTTTCAAGGTAACCGAAATAAGGATTTCTCCAGCAAAATAAAGTGtaaagtgcaaaataatgcaaaaggtgCTCTGGGGGAAGACGGACCATTTTCGACGGGGTAAAAGCGCCGCACGTTGTGATATCAACATATCGAATCGGAACCAGAAATACCTACTTCGGGG from Toxorhynchites rutilus septentrionalis strain SRP chromosome 3, ASM2978413v1, whole genome shotgun sequence encodes:
- the LOC129778733 gene encoding ubiquinone biosynthesis O-methyltransferase, mitochondrial-like — encoded protein: MSPYYGMYVVIGLIFRVLEIITSFLKLNVVLETLEARFGNIIIGRNDDRPKEESPKDSVSKTEIDHMASLVKIWWNREGSAKMLHSFHQVRVPLVVDGLAEVGRIPKSDTSKQDCLRGVKILEAGCGGGILAEDLAKRGAHVVGIDPCKEMIELAKTHLDTESADLKDRIEYHLITVEEHAKEFAERYDAIVCSEVMEHVDQKESILEACVKCLKPGGSLFITTENQTMLAWFIFIIIPEYILKFIPKGTHYYEKFIAPVQISKIIEKYGCKTLRVRGFFYDRMSNRWSFIGNDDCNYGLHAVKN
- the LOC129778732 gene encoding intraflagellar transport protein 57 homolog, encoding MFRHEYGLAMDRDQNSASIVSSYQVDDLMEKLKLLNYERLLLKEMKMKQINRYYFLKSFNPGEQFFMFTSICAWLIRKIGKSFDQPQEFDDPNMVISRIIRVLQEMDVPTDFQTNKLIQGAGPICIYIMDCLASQALKLTKFQLKRPECKKEDDPMVDLIENDSEIILEKVEEEQMTGASDESDDEGNGLFDLNFSDPKNKKIVNKEYKVDSLTDSENWRLELERVLPQLKVVVKTDPRDWRAHLEQMRSLRLNIEAATEETDSQLKSLQTDISYVMEKIESREKHLNNDLKDLIQKYKSILVEYNQVNNSIKEGDKEKAEREHELSKITNELENIKIQMDQRGNSMTDGSPLINIKKAVFRIKEEICDMDIKIGVMEHTLNSEIIRQSAQYAEFDSFVMAAH